The sequence below is a genomic window from bacterium.
GGTATGAGTTGATATGCAGCACTTTTCATGATAGTTGATTCGGGACTATTCGACATGTGTAAGAATAGATTGTACTGCTCGATGAGCGAATTCGGGAAAGCATATATCCGGGTTTCATATGGAACTTGTTGTTCACATCTCAGTTTAAAACCTGCGGAACTGCCATAAAACATCACATAGTATCGTTACTCGATTTATTAATGTTAGCTGTTTCGGGAGAAAATAACAAACATGAGAGAGAAGCGCCGGAAGAAAGCATTCATGATAGAATTGTTGTTAATATCACATTTTCCATCTATAACATGGGCGGTCAATGCGTCCGGACAATAAGCCCGGGGAAATGTGGCAGTGAAACCCGCTTTTTTGTTCGATATCTCCGGCTTTGCGGCAGGACAGCATATGTATCGGATTGAAGCCGGGCATGCAGCTTTTATCCGGCGGGGTAATGTTACTGAAGCAAAAAAATATAAAAGATAAAAATGTCCGAGAAAACAGTGAATCAGAAAAAGAGAAATAGAAAAAGGAGGCTACGATGAAGAGACGCACATTTTTCCGGGCTGCCACCGGCGCGGTTGTTGCCGCTCATGCGTGGATGAGAAGTGCCTGGAGTGCTGTCAATGAAAGGGATGTTACGGTTGATTATGCCACGAAACCCGGTAAAACGACAGGTATGAGAATACGGGATGTGTGCAAGATTCTGGACAAAGGCGAAAAAAATAATATTCCTCCCGTTCTTCGCGAGGAGATACTCGATAATCCGGATGCCGTATTTATCATTTATACAGGAATAAAAACCGAAAAGGATGAAAAAGGCAGATTGAAGCCGGTGCCCGATCAGATGGAACGTCTTGGACACAGGATTTCAGAGCTTGTGTTCCGTAAAGGCACGGAAAAACGAGGCAGAACATTCATAAAACCTAACATGGTCGGTTTCAATGGAAAAATTATCGAATGTCACAGTGGTATTGTTCACCCCTATTTCACTGTTGGTCTGGTGGATGGACTGCGCGACATAGGTAACAACAATGTGGCCATGGGTCTGCGCGGTTCAGTCCGGCAATCTCAGGTTGTCGAGAGCGGGTTTCAGGAACTGCTTGATGCTCATAATCTGCCGCTTATCGATGCCAACATCGGGAATTTCAGTGATTATTCGCGCTCCGAACTGATATGGTATAAAAATCCCGAAGGTGTTGTGGCACGGCGGTTCTGTACGTACAAACCCGCATATCAGAAAGGGACAACCTTCATCAATATAGCCCATGCGCATGTTCATCCTGTCGCACAGCTAACACTCACTGTCAAAAACCACATGGGTATCATGCCCAATGGTTACGGTCATATCTGCGACTCATGGTGTACGCTGGATATATGGCGCAGGCAATTCATGGATGATTTCAACCCTGATTTCAGGTCTCTCGTAGAGAAATCCTTTATTAAACATGGGGATATGGGTTATAAACACTGGGATCACGGGGGCTTCTATAAACAATATAAGGAAATGGGCGGTTATGATGCATTCATACGGGTTCATGACGACTACCTGAAAACGAAGGGAACCGCGGAGGAACGAAAAAAAGCACTGTATAAAATATACGATGTTGCGGATTCACGGCTCTTCTGGGGAGAGCAATGGGCGCAGAGGATGTGCGACTGCCTCCAGATTCTTCCGGAACCATATGTAAATATGGTGGAAGGTGTGTTTGCAGAAGGCTTCAGCGGCGCAGAGATCACGAATTTCGTCACTGTCGGCCGTTCACGGGTTTCGGTGGATGCTGTCACCGGCTGGATTATGGGTCATGATCCCCGCGAAGTGCCATCGATGAGAATTTTCAACGAGCGCGGGCTTGGAAACAATAATATTGAAATGATCCCTATCTATACCCTGGATGAAAAAGGCATTCAAAAAGTAGGTGATTATCGTGACCTGAAGCGCGCTTCTCTGGGTATTCCGCTCAACCGGATTCAGAACCTGGGCCCGCAATATTTCTGAGCATTGAAGAGAATGCGGATTTTCACGGATAAATCGGATTGGCAACGGGGAAAAGAATTATACACATAATTCCTGTTTTTATGTATTTTATGATTATTCCGCTGAAAGAATCATGGTTGCGGAAAATGCGCTATCCTTACTGTTCCTGACGGATAGTTCTCCACTGCCACGAAAGGAAATACCGATGGGAAAAATTTCAATTCCTGCCGCGACACTGCTCGTTCTCTTTCTTTACGCTGCATCTGCGCCGGCTGTCGAAAACACCTGTACCATGACTTTCGATGGCTCCGATGCATGGGACAGTGCCCTGTACGACCGTTCGATCGATGTCAGCACGAATCCGGGAACAGCACAGCTTCTCAAGACAGAACTCATTGCTGACGAGATGGGCAATATCACCGATGCGACGCTCGATGTACTCGGCAAGGGTGAACGCGCCCGGAAAGAGCTTGTTATCCCCGATCCAGCAGCGGAAAAAGCGACACTGCTGATATACACCACAGGTATCCCCGAAGGGCAGTTCACGATCAAAGTGAACGGAACTCCCGTTGCCGTTACCTTTGATAAAGACCGCATGCTGACCGGAGGCTGGTGCCGCGCCGATATCGATCCGCGGCTGCTGAAAAGGGGTATCAATACCTTTGTGATATATCCCTCCGGCTCCAATTCCATCGCGTTGTATATCGACAACTGCCGTTTTCCGAACCGTTCGGCAAAAAGCGCTGATTCAGGACTGACCTGGGATTATGATCATCTCGGAGAACAGGGATTCTGCGACGGCGAATATCTCGTGCGCCTGCGGCTCTCCCATTACCCGCAGCAGGGGGAGATACTCTCCGATTTTATCAACACCGGCGACATGATTTCAAACGATCCGGTAAAACCGCTTTTCACGGTGAAGGACATTCAGGTTAAAGCCGACGCCGATCTTCCCGGTAAAACATCGATCGCGCTCTATCTCCGGGGCGGTTCAACGCCCTCGTACGATCCTGCGGCATGGGACAGCTGGAAACCTGCGGAAGAATACCGTTCCATGAAAAATACCCGTCAGGACTGGAAGTTCTTTCAATGGAAGGCGCTGCTAAAAACAGAAAACGCTCTGAAAACGCCTTCGCTGAAAAAGGTTACGGTCACCGCAGTCATCGATATAAGCGGGGAATCCGGTTCGGGACTCACCGCCGATATGTCGGGAAACCGTAAAATCATCCGCGGCTATTATAATTATGCTTATCAGCCGTTCGGTGACGACCGTCTCGAATGGCTCCGGAAATATTTCCGGCTCGACGAAGTGGTTGGCGGCTGTTCGAGCGAATTCGAAAAATTCGAGGTGCTTGCCACATGGCTGAGAGGCCAGTGGCGGGATGCATGGTTCGGCGACCGGACAAAGGGACTCAAAACACCGTGGGACGCCTGGATAGCGCTCAACATGAACTCGGATTTCAAGGCATCCGGCATGTGTACTATCTATGCGAATACATTCGTGCAATGCTGCCAGGCGGTCGGTCTCAATGCCCGCGGGAATGTCCTCGACCACCATTTCGTTTCGGAAATATGGTCTGACGATTACGAACGGTGGATACTCTTCGATATCGGTTTCAATGCTTATTCGCTGAGAACCGTTCACATGGAACTGGACGGCAAACTATTAAGCTGTGTGGATATCCTCAAAGCAGTCAACGCCGGGAAAATCAGCGATATACGGCTTGTGACTCCCGCTCTCTGGAAAGAACAGTGGCGCGGCGACCAGGCGGCTGAATCGAAACTGACCGATCCGATAAACTGGAAAGCGCGAACCGGTATCCCGACCCGTAACAATTATATCGAAAGCTGGCTTCCCGGCGAGCTCCAGCACGGTTTCGGCCAGTACAGCTATGACGGGTATCTGTGGTGGAAAAAAACCACCATTCCGGAATACGAGGAATACACCTACCATACATCGCATTACCGCGACATGTACTGGACTATCAACCAGGTGCAGATTTTCCTGTATGAATCCGGTAATCCGAACGCAGTCACTGTCGTGCTCGATACGGTAACTCCGAACCTCGATAAAGTAATGGCTCGTCTTGACAACGGCGAATGGAAAGAAACACCGATGAACTTTACCTGGACACTCAAGAGTGGAACGAACAGACTCGAGGTGAAGCCGGTCAACAAATGGGGGCTCGACGGCATTACAAGCGTTGTCACAATGCGTAAGTGATCATCAATATGCTCATATATCGGGCTTATCCGGCAGATACCCGAACAGGTTTCGCAAGAGATTACCGTACCCTTCTCCCATGATCGAAAGAGGGGTACGGTAAAGACCATAGAGGGCTTAATACCCTCTGTCAGTCGCCATCGTCCTTATACGGCTGTTAAAGCCATTGCCCCATTTAAGGGCGCCGGAAAAGTGAACACCGGGGATATTGCCGCCTGTGCGCGTACGGATCTGTTCGATGATTTCGAGGCTGATCGCCCAGTTGATGGCAAACATGATAATACCCGATGTCGGGCATACCTTTTTCTCGAATCCCGGTATGGCATACAGACCGTACGTATCGATCATGCGACCTGCATGAACCTCCGTTTCCTTGTGAACCGCCCGGCCTTCGGGTATGTTGAAATCACGGCAGACAGGGCCGATGGAAGCGACACGCATACCGATTTTTTTAAATTCACCGAGATTTTTGAGGTCAGCCTCATCATCCGGCTTGTATACTCCCATGATGACACAGTCTTTCGCCGTACCCTTGATATCGCCGTCCGACATTGACCGTGCAAAAGCGAATCCGCCGCGGCGGCCTGTTGTCTCGGTGGCAAACGTGTAACTGTAACGGCTGTAATAATAGACAGTTCCGCCGTTGAGCAGTGTATCGACAGCCATCGAAGCAATTTTCCGTATATCCCCGAGCTCGGAACCGATCAGCTCCATTTCCCGCCCGATTTCATCGAGAAAATTATCCATGAGCGGATCATCCACATCCACCCATCCGACATTATTTCCCGAAAGCGCCGGTTCATCGCCATCAACCTGAACCGGTTTCCCCTCGATGGAGAGGATGCGGCATACATCGGCAAATATCATCCACATGAGGGTCATATACAGGGGGCCGGAAATCGGGCCGATGGGAGCGGGCATCCCGGGAATCTTCATGATTGCGCCGAGGC
It includes:
- a CDS encoding DUF362 domain-containing protein; the encoded protein is MKRRTFFRAATGAVVAAHAWMRSAWSAVNERDVTVDYATKPGKTTGMRIRDVCKILDKGEKNNIPPVLREEILDNPDAVFIIYTGIKTEKDEKGRLKPVPDQMERLGHRISELVFRKGTEKRGRTFIKPNMVGFNGKIIECHSGIVHPYFTVGLVDGLRDIGNNNVAMGLRGSVRQSQVVESGFQELLDAHNLPLIDANIGNFSDYSRSELIWYKNPEGVVARRFCTYKPAYQKGTTFINIAHAHVHPVAQLTLTVKNHMGIMPNGYGHICDSWCTLDIWRRQFMDDFNPDFRSLVEKSFIKHGDMGYKHWDHGGFYKQYKEMGGYDAFIRVHDDYLKTKGTAEERKKALYKIYDVADSRLFWGEQWAQRMCDCLQILPEPYVNMVEGVFAEGFSGAEITNFVTVGRSRVSVDAVTGWIMGHDPREVPSMRIFNERGLGNNNIEMIPIYTLDEKGIQKVGDYRDLKRASLGIPLNRIQNLGPQYF
- a CDS encoding transglutaminase-like domain-containing protein translates to MGKISIPAATLLVLFLYAASAPAVENTCTMTFDGSDAWDSALYDRSIDVSTNPGTAQLLKTELIADEMGNITDATLDVLGKGERARKELVIPDPAAEKATLLIYTTGIPEGQFTIKVNGTPVAVTFDKDRMLTGGWCRADIDPRLLKRGINTFVIYPSGSNSIALYIDNCRFPNRSAKSADSGLTWDYDHLGEQGFCDGEYLVRLRLSHYPQQGEILSDFINTGDMISNDPVKPLFTVKDIQVKADADLPGKTSIALYLRGGSTPSYDPAAWDSWKPAEEYRSMKNTRQDWKFFQWKALLKTENALKTPSLKKVTVTAVIDISGESGSGLTADMSGNRKIIRGYYNYAYQPFGDDRLEWLRKYFRLDEVVGGCSSEFEKFEVLATWLRGQWRDAWFGDRTKGLKTPWDAWIALNMNSDFKASGMCTIYANTFVQCCQAVGLNARGNVLDHHFVSEIWSDDYERWILFDIGFNAYSLRTVHMELDGKLLSCVDILKAVNAGKISDIRLVTPALWKEQWRGDQAAESKLTDPINWKARTGIPTRNNYIESWLPGELQHGFGQYSYDGYLWWKKTTIPEYEEYTYHTSHYRDMYWTINQVQIFLYESGNPNAVTVVLDTVTPNLDKVMARLDNGEWKETPMNFTWTLKSGTNRLEVKPVNKWGLDGITSVVTMRK